From one Papio anubis isolate 15944 chromosome 12, Panubis1.0, whole genome shotgun sequence genomic stretch:
- the TBRG1 gene encoding transforming growth factor beta regulator 1 encodes MSLLDGLASSPRALLQSSKARMKKLPKKSQNEKYRLKYLRLRKAAKATVFENAAICDEIARLEEKFLKAKEERRYLLKKLLQLQALTEGEVQAAAPSHSSSLPLTYGVASSVGTIQGAGPISGPSTGAEEPFGKKSKKEKKEKGKENNKLEVLKKTCKKKKMEGGARKLVQPIALDPSGRPVFPIGLGGLTVYSLGEIITDRPGFHDKSAIYPVGYCSTRIYASMKCPDQKCLYTCQIKDGGVQPQFEIVPEDDPQNAIVSSSADACHAELLRTISATMGKLMPNLLPAGADFFGFSHPAIQNLIQSCPGARKCINYQWVKFDVCKPGDGQLPEGLPENDAAMSFEAFQRQTFDEDQNDPLLPGSLDLAELQPAAFVSSYQPMYLTHEPLVDTHLQHLKSPSQGSPIQSSD; translated from the exons ATGAGCCTGCTGGACGGCCTCGCCTCCTCCCCGCGGGCTCTGCTGCAGTCCAGCAAGGCCAGGATGAAAAAGCTCCCGAAGAAGAGCCAGAACGAGAAGTACCGGCTGAAGTACCTGCGGCTGCGCAAAGCGGCCAAGGCCACTGTGTTT GAAAATGCTGCTATTTGTGATGAAATTGCTCGTCTTGAAGAAAAATTTcttaaagcaaaagaagaaagaag gtactTGCTAAAGAAGCTCCTCCAGCTTCAGGCTCTAACTGAAGGGGAAGTACAGGCTGCAGCTCCTTCCCACAGTTCCAGTTTGCCCCTGACTTATGGTGTGGCCAGCTCTGTGGGAACTATACAGGGAGCTGGGCCTATTTCAGGGCCCAGCACTGGGGCTGAGGAACCATTtgggaagaaatcaaagaaggagaaaaaagaaaaaggcaaagagaacAACAAACTGGAAG TTCTGAAGAAAacatgcaagaaaaagaaaatggagggagGTGCTCGCAAGCTGGTTCAGCCCATTGCCCTGGATCCCTCAGGACGGCCTGTGTTCCCCATCGGACTAGGGGGTCTAACAGTATATAGCCTGGGGGAG ATCATCACCGACCGACCTGGCTTTCATGATAAGAGTGCCATCTACCCTGTGGGCTACTGCAGTACTCGAATATATGCCAGCATGAAGTGCCCAGACCAGAAGTGTCTATATACCTGTCAGATCAAGGATGGTGGTGTGCAGCCTCAG TTTGAAATTGTTCCTGAAGATGACCCCCAGAATGCCATCGTCAGCTCTTCTGCAGATGCTTGTCATGCAGAACTGCTCAGGACTATAAGTGCTACTAT GGGGAAACTAATGCCTAACCTGCTTCCAGCTGGAGCTGACTTTTTTGGGTTTTCTCATCCAGCCATCCAAAACTTGATCCAGAGCTGTCCAGGAGCTCGAAAATGCATCAA TTACCAGTGGGTGAAATTTGATGTGTGCAAACCTGGAGATGGGCAGCTACCTGAGGGGCTGCCAGAGAATGATGCAGCTATGAGCTTTGAAGCCTTTCAGAGACAGACCTTTGATGAAGATCAGAATGATCCCCTTCTGCCAG GATCCTTGGACCTCGCAGAGCTTCAGCCTGCAGCCTTTGTGTCTTCTTACCAGCCCATGTACCTGACACATGAACCCTTGGTAGATACTCACCTGCAGCACTTGAAGTCTCCATCACAGGGTAGCCCAATTCAGTCTTCAGATTGA